CCTCCAAAAACTTTTGGGTGTAATGTTTTTACTCTACCCCCAAGAATAGATGGGTAAGAAGTAACGTCTTCAACTGGGATTACAGGAATTCCTAAGTTTTTTATGAAATCTTCGGTTCCGCCAGTAGAATATAAAGTAACGTTTTGTGAATGTAGTTTTTGTACTATTGGCTCAAGACCTTCTTTTGAAAATACTGAAATTAATGCGGATTGAATTGTTTTAGTTGTACTCATCGTGTAGTTAAAATTATAAAGTGCAAAAATAGTTTTTTTTTGATTATAAAATTCAATCAATTTGTGTAACATTATTTTAAAAAATCACACCAATGTGTATGTGGATTTTTATTAGGTTTTTGAATAAAATTTATAGAAATTTACCTTAACACAAATTTAAAGTATATGTTGGTCTATCTTCGATTATTAAAAGAGAGTTTTGGTTTTGCAATGAATGCATTACGCAACAATAAATTGAGAACTTTACTTTCTTTATTAGGAGTTACCATTGGTATTTTTTCGATTATAGCAGTTTTGGCTGCAGTTGATTCTTTAGACCGAAAAATAAAAAAAGACTTGAGCAGTTTAGATAAAAACACTATTTATTTGATGCGATTTTCTTTTGGTCCTTCCGAAATTCCGCAATGGAAAAGAGAACAGTTTCCGGATGTTAAATATGATGAGTATGAATACCTGAAAAGTTCTGTTAATGATTTAGACCAAATGGCATTTCAGTTTTTTGTAAACAGAGAATCCATGAAATTTGAATCTGAATCCGTTAGTGACGTAAATATTGTTCCTGTTTCTCATGAATTTATAGAAATTCAAGGTCTTGAGTTTGAAAAAGGAAGATTTTATAACGAATCCGAGTCAAATTCCGGGGCTGCCGTAATTGTTTTGGGATACGAAATTGCCAAAGGACTTTTTGGCGAAAGCGAACCAATAGGTAAAAACATTCGGTTGTATGGACAACGGTTTACGGTTATTGGAATGTTGAAAAAGCAAGGGGCTGGAATGTTTGGCGATAGTAATGACACGTCTGTTTTTTTACCGGTTAATTTTTTAAGAAGATTATATGGAGATAATAATGATGCGATGACGCCAGTGATTCTCATAAAGCCTCAAAAAGGGATTGACATGGATGCCTTTAAAGCTGAAATTGCCCAAAAATTAAGGAATTACAGAGGAATGAAAACGGATGAAATTGACAATTTTTTCATCAATGTCTTGTCCGGATTCACTGATTTGATTGACGGTATTGTAGGGCAAATGAATTTAGTAGGATGGGTAATCAGTGGTTTTTCTTTGCTTGTAGGAGGTTTTGGGATTGCTAATATTATGTTTGTTTCTGTAAAAGAACGTACAAATTTAATAGGAATTCAAAAGTCGTTGGGTGCTAAAAATCGATTTATATTGTTTCAGTTTCTGTTCGAAGCAATAATACTTTCTGTAATTGGTGGAATTATTGGTTTGTTTTTAGTTTGGATAATCTCCGTTGTTTTGACAAAAGTATTAGATTTTGAATTTGTTTTGGGAATGGGAAATATTCTTTTAGGAACGGGATTGGCCGCTATAATAGGATTAATATCAGGAATATTACCAGCGATAACCGCTTCGAAATTAGATCCTGTTGAGGCCATCAGGACCGGAATGTAATGATATAAGAAAAATAAAAATGCTCCAGGAATACAATTTCTGGAGCATTTTTATTTTAATATTGAAACCAAAAAAAATCCCGATTGCTCGAGATTTAAATTTATCTAATATTGTTGTTTTGAATTAAATCAATATACAAGTTAATCTTGTCTTTTAATTCTTTTCTTGGTGTGATAAAGTCTAAGAAACCATGTTCAAGAAGAAACTCTGCAGTTTGAAATCCTTCCGGTAAATCTTTTCCTGTGGTATCTCTCACAACTCTAGGTCCGGCAAATCCGATTAAAGCACCAGGTTCAGAGATGTTTATGTCTCCAAGCATTGCGTAAGAAGCGGTTGTTCCTCCTGTTGTAGGGTCTGTACACAATGAAATATAAGGTAATTTAGCTTCGGCAAGTTGTGCCAACTTAACAGAGGTTTTTGCCAGTTGCATCAAAGAATTAGCAGCTTCCATCATACGAGCTCCGCCAGATTTTGAAATCATTACAAAAGGCATTTTGTTTTTGATAGCATGGTCAATTCCACGTACTATTTTTTCTCCAACAACGCCTCCTATTGAACCTCCAATAAAAGCAAAATCCATACAACAAATCACAACGTCTTTACCTTTAGATTTGCCAACTCCAGTACGCACAGCGTCTTTAAGTTTGGTTTTTTCCATGACATCTTTTAATCGATCTGCATATTTTTTGGTATCCACAAAATGCAAAGCATCTTTAGAAGTCATGTTTTTGTCTAATTCCACAAATTCATTATTGTCGAATAAAATTTCAAAATAAGTGTCACTTCCAATTCTAACATGAAAATCATCCTCAGGGCTTACATACAAATTGCGTGCAAGTTCATCGGCATCAATGATTTTTCCAGTTGGAGACTTATACCACAGACCTTTTGGAACATCCATTTTGTCTTCGGTAGCAGTAGTAATTCCTTTTTCTTTTCTTTTAAACCAAGCCATTTTTTAAATTTTAGAATGTAGATTTAGATTTTAGATTAAAAAATAGATTTCAGAACGAATCCAAAATCTATTTTTTAAAATGGATTTAAAATTTAAAGTTTGACTTCATTATAAAATCAAAACTCTAAACACTTAAATCTAAAATTATAGAGTATTTACGTTATTCAAGTCAGCAAAAGCTTGTTCAAGTCTTGCGTTGAATGTAATTTCACTTTCACGTAACCATTTTCTTGGATCGTAATATTTTTTGTTTGGAACATCAGATCCTTCTGGGTTACCAATTTGAGTTTTTAAGTACTCAATGTTTTTAACCATATAATCACGGATACCTTCAGTAAATGCAAATTGTAAGTCGGTATCAATGTTCATTTTTACAACACCGTAACCAATAGCTTCTCTAATTTCTTCTAATGTAGAACCTGATCCACCGTGGAAAACAAAATCAACTGGATTTGATCCTGTTTTGAATTTGTCTTGAACGTAATCTTGAGAATTTTTTAAGATTTTTGGAGTCAATTTTACATTTCCTGGTTTGTAAACACCGTGAACGTTTCCAAAAGAAGCTGCAATTGTAAATTTAGGACTTACTTTTGATAATTCTTCGTAAGCATAAGATACTTCAGAAGGTTGAGTGTATAATTTTGAACTGTCAACATCAGAGTTGTCAACACCATCTTCTTCACCACCTGTAATTCCAAGTTCGATTTCTAATGTCATTCCCATTTTGCTCATTCTAGCCAAATATCCTTTACAGATTTCGATATTTTCTTCGATTGGCTCTTCTGATAAATCAATCATGTGAGAAGAAAACAATGGTTTTCCTGTTTCAGCAAAATGTTTTTCAGATGCATCTAATAAACCGTCAATCCAAGGTAATAATTTTTTTGCACAGTGGTCAGTATGTAAAATTACAGTTGCTCCGTAAGCTTCTGCCAATGTGTGAATATGTAAGGCTCCAGCGATTCCACCAGCGATAGCTGCTTTTTCACCTGCATTAGAA
This region of Flavobacterium lacustre genomic DNA includes:
- a CDS encoding ABC transporter permease translates to MLVYLRLLKESFGFAMNALRNNKLRTLLSLLGVTIGIFSIIAVLAAVDSLDRKIKKDLSSLDKNTIYLMRFSFGPSEIPQWKREQFPDVKYDEYEYLKSSVNDLDQMAFQFFVNRESMKFESESVSDVNIVPVSHEFIEIQGLEFEKGRFYNESESNSGAAVIVLGYEIAKGLFGESEPIGKNIRLYGQRFTVIGMLKKQGAGMFGDSNDTSVFLPVNFLRRLYGDNNDAMTPVILIKPQKGIDMDAFKAEIAQKLRNYRGMKTDEIDNFFINVLSGFTDLIDGIVGQMNLVGWVISGFSLLVGGFGIANIMFVSVKERTNLIGIQKSLGAKNRFILFQFLFEAIILSVIGGIIGLFLVWIISVVLTKVLDFEFVLGMGNILLGTGLAAIIGLISGILPAITASKLDPVEAIRTGM
- the accD gene encoding acetyl-CoA carboxylase, carboxyltransferase subunit beta, which produces MAWFKRKEKGITTATEDKMDVPKGLWYKSPTGKIIDADELARNLYVSPEDDFHVRIGSDTYFEILFDNNEFVELDKNMTSKDALHFVDTKKYADRLKDVMEKTKLKDAVRTGVGKSKGKDVVICCMDFAFIGGSIGGVVGEKIVRGIDHAIKNKMPFVMISKSGGARMMEAANSLMQLAKTSVKLAQLAEAKLPYISLCTDPTTGGTTASYAMLGDINISEPGALIGFAGPRVVRDTTGKDLPEGFQTAEFLLEHGFLDFITPRKELKDKINLYIDLIQNNNIR
- the fbaA gene encoding class II fructose-bisphosphate aldolase, producing the protein MAHNIKPGVATGDQVQEIFNYAKEKGFALPAVNVTGSNTINGVLETAAKLNAPVIIQFSNGGAQFNAGKGLSNAGEKAAIAGGIAGALHIHTLAEAYGATVILHTDHCAKKLLPWIDGLLDASEKHFAETGKPLFSSHMIDLSEEPIEENIEICKGYLARMSKMGMTLEIELGITGGEEDGVDNSDVDSSKLYTQPSEVSYAYEELSKVSPKFTIAASFGNVHGVYKPGNVKLTPKILKNSQDYVQDKFKTGSNPVDFVFHGGSGSTLEEIREAIGYGVVKMNIDTDLQFAFTEGIRDYMVKNIEYLKTQIGNPEGSDVPNKKYYDPRKWLRESEITFNARLEQAFADLNNVNTL